A stretch of DNA from Serinus canaria isolate serCan28SL12 unplaced genomic scaffold, serCan2020 HiC_scaffold_429, whole genome shotgun sequence:
CTCTCCCCCCGCTCTGACTCGTTTCCGCCCCCCTCGCGACATCTCGCCCGCGCTTGGCCCCTGCGCTGCGATCCGGGTAGAACGCCGCATCCCTGTTTCCGGGTGTTGTGATGTCATTGTCATGCGTTTCTTGCGCctcccgccgggccccgcctGGGTCTCTGAGGCTCCGCTCGCCTCACTGCCCGTATCTGAGATGGACGCAGTGGAGCTTCCGCCCTTCCCGGAAATCCCGCGCGCCCCCGGTCCCGCGCACTCTTCCCGCCCCGCGCGTATCATCTGAGCCGCCGCTTCCGGCACGGCACCCGTACCACCCGTGCTATGCCCCCCTGCCCTCACAAATCCTCCTTCCCCGCCCGgaaccgccgccgccgccgcccccgacGCCGCCCCTATTGCGCAATCACGGTCGCCGCGGCTCGGTGCCTCCGTGCCGGTCCCGCTCCCCTCCACCCCCGTTCGCGACTTCACACCCCCTCCTGTCTTTTCCGCCCTCGGCTCCTGTAACTCGGGAATTTCCCCCCCAACAGGATCGCCTGGCTCTGGGACAGGACTCGTGTCTGACTCGGTGTCTGAGTCTCCTAAATTCTCTGGGGTCTCAGGAcgctttggggttttcttgggttttcGGGGAATTGGAAGTGAAGGCAGTTCTAAtttttcctgtccctcctcttcttcGGGGACAGTTTTTCCCGGGCTATCTGAGACCAGAGTTAGTCTCTGTCCCGTGCCCTGacccccccttttctttccgGGGTTTTTATCACCTAACTGCCCGGCTGCGCTTCTAGCTTCAGCCGAAATTGCCTCCAACATAATCCTTGCTGGAGATAATAACTTCAAGGCTGCCTCATCCTTTTCTGTTGCTAGCAAATATATGTGCCTGTTGACCTCCTGCCAGAAACCCACTTCAAATAACAACCGGGTCTCTGAATGCGGGTAATTAAGTCTGACCCACAGTAATAAATCTTTAAGATGTTTCTTGGGAATTCCCTTTGTGTGCATCTGTGCCAAGCCTTGTAAGGCCGCTAAGATTTCTAATTGCTCCTTAGTGTATGTGCCTCCCATAGTGATTGATGTTTTAAATCTGAACCTTCTCACCGAATTTGTGTCGTCGGGGCAGTCCGAAGGCTCCTGGTCCTGTCCAGCAGTCCGCAGGAGATGGGATCAGAGGCGCCTTTCTGATTCCGGTCCGGGCTGTCCTGGTACGAGTCTCCTTCGGTGG
This window harbors:
- the LOC127061269 gene encoding spidroin-2-like, coding for MGGTYTKEQLEILAALQGLAQMHTKGIPKKHLKDLLLWVRLNYPHSETRLLFEVGFWQEVNRHIYLLATEKDEAALKLLSPARIMLEAISAEARSAAGQLGDKNPGKKRGGQGTGQRLTLVSDSPGKTVPEEEEGQEKLELPSLPIPRKPKKTPKRPETPENLGDSDTESDTSPVPEPGDPVGGEIPELQEPRAEKTGGGVKSRTGVEGSGTGTEAPSRGDRDCAIGAASGAAAAAVPGGEGGFVRAGGHSTGGTGAVPEAAAQMIRAGREECAGPGARGISGKGGSSTASISDTGSEASGASETQAGPGGRRKKRMTMTSQHPETGMRRSTRIAAQGPSAGEMSRGGRKR